The proteins below come from a single Lactobacillus johnsonii genomic window:
- a CDS encoding UDP-glucose--hexose-1-phosphate uridylyltransferase encodes MKVIEKFAHEVIDSGTYKELDYVYLVNKIKALVGDEDEEYDENLSPVKQLVQIAVDQKKIPDDITSREVLNDELYDLKIPAPSKVNEIFWEKMQKSPKTATDWFYRLCVDNNYVKKEAIAKNIVFSGKSSKNHELEITINLSKPEKDPKAIAAAAHNVENKYPKCALCLENEGYLGGYGKNARSNLRIIRMMIGGRPWGFQYSPYAYFNEHCIFLDQKHIPMIINQQTLINLVDIEKQLPEYFVGSNADLPIVGGSMLAHEHYQGGRHIFPMMKAKIKKEIYFEKYLEVKAGIVDWPMSDLRLISKNSLDLIDLGSKIIDFWDHYSDPARQIKAFEGNSKHHTVTPIMHREGDRFILDLVLRDNNTSDEYPLGIFHPHAELWHIKKENIGLIEVMGRAILPGRLKGELEEVKKYLLNQDNQIADSHLDWARKLKADSQIAKENVDSILQQALVEIFDQVLECAGVFKNNKDGEIGWQKFTDALISEVDR; translated from the coding sequence ATGAAAGTTATTGAAAAATTTGCGCATGAAGTGATTGATAGTGGAACGTATAAAGAGTTAGATTATGTTTACCTAGTTAATAAAATTAAGGCTTTGGTAGGAGATGAAGATGAAGAATATGATGAAAATCTATCTCCTGTAAAGCAACTTGTTCAAATAGCTGTAGATCAAAAAAAAATCCCTGATGATATTACCTCACGTGAAGTTTTGAATGATGAATTATATGATTTAAAAATACCAGCACCTTCAAAGGTAAATGAAATTTTCTGGGAAAAGATGCAAAAGTCGCCTAAGACTGCAACTGATTGGTTTTATCGACTTTGTGTTGACAATAATTATGTTAAAAAAGAAGCTATTGCTAAAAATATTGTTTTTTCTGGAAAGAGCTCTAAGAATCATGAATTGGAAATAACAATTAATCTTTCAAAACCTGAAAAAGATCCTAAAGCAATCGCAGCTGCAGCTCATAATGTGGAAAATAAGTACCCCAAATGTGCACTGTGTTTAGAAAATGAAGGGTATCTAGGTGGATATGGAAAAAATGCGCGCAGCAATTTGCGAATAATCCGGATGATGATCGGAGGTCGACCTTGGGGCTTTCAATATTCACCGTATGCCTATTTTAATGAGCATTGTATTTTCTTAGATCAAAAGCATATCCCAATGATTATTAATCAACAAACTTTAATTAATTTAGTTGATATTGAAAAGCAGCTGCCTGAATATTTTGTTGGTTCAAATGCAGACTTGCCAATTGTCGGTGGTTCAATGCTAGCCCATGAACATTACCAAGGTGGACGTCATATTTTTCCAATGATGAAGGCTAAAATTAAAAAAGAGATTTATTTTGAAAAATATCTTGAAGTTAAGGCTGGTATAGTTGATTGGCCAATGAGTGATCTACGCTTGATTAGTAAAAATTCATTAGATCTAATTGATTTAGGGAGTAAAATTATCGATTTTTGGGATCATTATAGCGATCCAGCTCGTCAAATTAAAGCTTTTGAAGGTAATAGTAAACATCATACTGTTACGCCAATTATGCACCGTGAAGGTGATAGATTTATTTTGGATTTGGTTCTTCGTGATAATAATACTAGTGATGAATATCCATTAGGAATTTTCCACCCACATGCTGAACTTTGGCATATTAAAAAAGAAAATATTGGTTTAATCGAAGTGATGGGTAGGGCAATTTTACCTGGGAGACTTAAAGGAGAATTAGAGGAAGTTAAGAAGTATTTACTTAATCAAGATAATCAGATAGCTGATAGTCACCTTGATTGGGCTAGAAAACTGAAAGCAGATTCTCAAATTGCCAAAGAAAATGTCGACTCTATTTTACAGCAAGCCTTAGTCGAAATATTTGATCAAGTACTCGAGTGTGCAGGTGTTTTTAAGAATAATAAAGATGGAGAAATAGGGTGGCAAAAGTTTACTGATGCTTTAATAAGCGAGGTAGATAGGTAA
- a CDS encoding aldose epimerase family protein, whose amino-acid sequence MKTSFEKYGRKDSQDLCEISLENDYGMQVNILNYGATLEKVLLNQENMILTLNSPEDYSKERNFLGGTVGRICGRVRLGQWRRGRQIQQLPQNDGKNHIHGGLGTDMKIWSFKLKNSDQEAQADFFLFDADGENGYSGNMKLHARYKLDNENNLTYILTAVSDQLTIFNPANHTYFNLGEKAADLELQLAADYYLPVGEDGLPNQGMKNVKNTPFDFRKKKRISLALNSDDDQIKLRNGLDHPFILNGMQPAAILTSKNHQMIMTTNAPAIVMYTANHFNYTGVANNIGQYDGITLEAQCPPAEGTDLGEITLLPYEKFEREINWNFK is encoded by the coding sequence ATGAAAACTAGTTTTGAAAAGTATGGACGTAAAGATAGCCAAGACTTGTGTGAGATTAGCCTTGAAAACGATTATGGAATGCAAGTTAATATTCTTAATTATGGCGCTACTTTAGAAAAAGTCTTACTGAATCAGGAGAATATGATTTTGACTTTGAATAGTCCAGAAGATTATTCAAAAGAAAGAAACTTTTTAGGTGGGACAGTTGGTCGGATTTGTGGTCGTGTTCGTTTAGGACAATGGAGACGTGGAAGACAGATCCAGCAATTGCCTCAAAATGATGGAAAAAATCATATTCATGGAGGTCTTGGGACTGACATGAAGATTTGGAGTTTTAAGTTAAAGAATTCGGATCAAGAGGCTCAAGCTGACTTTTTCCTTTTTGATGCAGATGGTGAGAATGGTTATTCTGGTAATATGAAATTACATGCTCGGTATAAGTTAGATAATGAGAACAACCTAACTTATATACTTACAGCTGTAAGTGATCAATTGACGATTTTTAATCCAGCTAATCATACTTATTTTAATTTAGGAGAAAAAGCAGCTGACTTAGAACTACAACTTGCAGCTGACTATTATTTGCCTGTTGGTGAAGATGGCTTACCGAATCAAGGGATGAAAAATGTCAAAAATACTCCTTTTGACTTTAGAAAGAAAAAGAGAATTTCTCTAGCTTTAAACAGTGACGATGACCAAATTAAATTGCGTAATGGTTTAGATCATCCTTTTATCTTAAATGGGATGCAGCCAGCTGCAATCTTAACATCAAAAAATCATCAAATGATTATGACTACGAATGCACCTGCAATTGTGATGTATACAGCTAATCACTTTAATTATACTGGTGTGGCAAATAATATTGGACAGTATGATGGAATTACATTAGAAGCTCAATGTCCACCTGCGGAGGGAACCGATTTAGGAGAGATTACGTTACTTCCTTATGAAAAGTTTGAACGTGAAATCAACTGGAATTTCAAGTGA
- a CDS encoding beta-galactosidase, which produces MTQLSRFLYGGDYNPEQWPEDTWANDIQVFKQAHLNSATINVFSWALLEQREGEYDFSKLDKIVKELSDANFDIVLATATAAMPAWMFKKYPDVARVDYQGRRHVFGQRHNFCSNSKNYQVLASKLVKKIVSRYYKNPHIKVWHVNNEYGGNCYCDNCQNAFRDWLKYKYKNLETLNKAWNMNVWGHRIYDWDEIVVPNELGDAWGAEGTETIVSALSLDYLRFQSESLLKLFKMEKAIIKKYDPVALVTTNFHALPNKLLDYQKWAKEQDIISYDSYPSYNMPTYQSAFLYDLMRSLKHQPFMLMESTPAQVNWQPYSPLKRPGQMAATELQAVAHGADTVQFFQLKQAIGGSEKFHSAVISHSQRTDTRVFKEVTELGEKLEKTGSTILGSKTKAKVGIVFDWNNFWSYEYIDGITQDLDYVESILDYYKQFYKRNIPTDIISVDDDFSQYDLVVAPVLYMIKSGLAEKIDQYVKKGGNFVASYLSGIVNENDSVYLGGYPGPLKDVLGIWVEESDAVIPGQKITVSLDNNNYQANLICDLLHLEGAHALGNYNSEFYKETPAVSENKWGKGTSWYIGTQLDEAGLSKIFDHLISIVNIKSLVETKTDLEITKRVTKSGKELYFVLNMSNDTKDLPSEFDAYKNLFTDKSANKKMKAWEVQLLSKL; this is translated from the coding sequence ATGACACAATTATCACGCTTTTTATATGGTGGAGATTATAATCCTGAGCAATGGCCAGAAGATACTTGGGCAAATGATATACAAGTTTTTAAACAAGCACATTTAAACTCAGCTACTATTAATGTTTTTTCTTGGGCTTTACTAGAGCAAAGAGAAGGAGAATATGATTTTTCAAAATTAGACAAAATAGTTAAAGAATTATCTGATGCTAATTTTGATATCGTCCTTGCAACTGCAACTGCAGCTATGCCCGCTTGGATGTTTAAAAAATATCCTGATGTGGCACGAGTAGATTATCAGGGAAGACGACATGTTTTTGGGCAAAGACATAATTTTTGCTCTAATAGTAAAAACTATCAAGTTCTTGCTAGTAAATTAGTTAAAAAAATAGTAAGCCGATATTATAAAAATCCTCATATTAAAGTTTGGCATGTTAATAATGAGTATGGGGGCAATTGCTACTGTGACAATTGTCAAAATGCTTTTAGAGACTGGCTAAAATATAAATATAAAAATTTAGAAACTTTAAATAAAGCATGGAATATGAATGTGTGGGGCCATAGGATTTATGATTGGGATGAAATAGTAGTTCCAAATGAATTAGGAGATGCCTGGGGAGCAGAAGGCACTGAAACTATTGTTTCTGCATTATCGCTTGATTATTTGCGTTTTCAATCTGAGAGCTTATTGAAACTTTTTAAGATGGAGAAAGCTATTATAAAGAAATATGATCCAGTGGCTTTAGTAACAACTAATTTTCATGCTTTACCTAATAAATTACTTGACTATCAAAAATGGGCAAAAGAACAAGACATTATTTCTTATGATAGTTATCCAAGTTATAACATGCCAACTTATCAGTCAGCATTTTTATATGATTTGATGCGTTCGTTAAAACATCAACCCTTTATGCTGATGGAATCGACACCTGCTCAAGTAAATTGGCAACCATATAGTCCATTGAAGAGACCGGGACAAATGGCAGCTACAGAATTGCAAGCAGTTGCTCATGGAGCAGATACAGTTCAATTTTTCCAATTAAAACAAGCCATTGGCGGATCGGAAAAATTCCATAGTGCAGTAATTTCACATTCTCAAAGAACTGATACTAGAGTATTTAAAGAAGTAACAGAACTAGGAGAAAAACTAGAAAAAACTGGTTCGACAATTTTAGGATCAAAGACAAAGGCGAAGGTAGGAATTGTTTTTGACTGGAATAACTTTTGGTCTTATGAATATATTGACGGAATTACGCAAGATCTTGATTATGTAGAATCAATTTTGGATTATTATAAACAATTTTATAAGCGCAATATCCCAACGGATATCATTAGCGTTGACGACGATTTTAGTCAATATGACTTAGTTGTAGCTCCAGTTTTATATATGATAAAAAGCGGTTTAGCAGAAAAAATTGATCAATATGTAAAAAAGGGTGGTAATTTTGTTGCTAGCTATTTATCTGGCATAGTAAACGAAAATGATAGCGTGTACCTTGGGGGATACCCTGGTCCTTTAAAAGATGTTTTAGGTATCTGGGTTGAGGAAAGCGATGCAGTAATTCCAGGACAAAAAATTACTGTTTCCTTAGATAATAACAATTATCAAGCTAACTTAATTTGTGATTTGTTGCATTTAGAAGGTGCACATGCTTTAGGAAACTATAATAGTGAATTTTATAAAGAAACACCAGCAGTTAGTGAGAACAAATGGGGTAAAGGTACTAGCTGGTATATTGGAACGCAATTAGATGAAGCGGGATTAAGTAAAATATTTGATCATCTTATTTCAATTGTGAATATAAAATCTTTAGTAGAGACTAAAACAGATTTAGAAATAACTAAAAGAGTTACAAAAAGCGGAAAAGAATTATACTTCGTCTTAAATATGAGTAATGATACAAAAGATTTGCCGTCTGAATTTGATGCATATAAGAATTTATTTACGGATAAAAGTGCAAATAAAAAGATGAAGGCATGGGAAGTTCAATTGTTGAGTAAGCTTTAG
- a CDS encoding phospho-sugar mutase, protein MNAKEIYSQWTNANNLPDYLKDQLNDLGKDEKWIEDAFGQDINFGTAGMRGRLEPGTNRINLFTVGRVTEGLARLIDENGEEAKKRGVAISFDSRYHSREFAEHAARILGAHGIHVYLFDDLRPTPELSFAVRHLNTFAGINITASHNAKQYNGYKVYGEDGAQMAPENADRLFAYAQKVDDIFSVKAAPVEELRANGTLQLIGEDVDEAYLARLKDVTVDPEMVKANADKLKIIYTPLHGTGKMLYDRAFRQGGFDNVIPVPNQSIIDPEFPTTIKPNPEYRDVFEPGFKLANEVDANVIIATDPDADRMGAAVRKSDGDFQVLTGNQIATLMAYYLLVHMKENGTLSSDYELVTSVVSSALPFKIADDFGIKTKHVLTGFKYIGEEVDRMNKENDGKFLMGFEESYGYLFKPFARDKDAMQGALMFAEVASYYASKGMTVFDGLQEIWQKYGVAYEITKAIEMPGIGGQKKMAELMSKLRKEHLTEINDAKVVKIQDFETQETIEDGKKTPLTVFPKSNVLKYFLDDETWVALRPSGTEPVIKAYVGVNKKDIETAEKAAEEYQDALANLLK, encoded by the coding sequence ATGAACGCAAAAGAAATTTATAGTCAATGGACTAATGCAAATAATTTACCCGATTATTTAAAAGATCAATTAAATGATCTAGGTAAAGATGAAAAGTGGATTGAAGATGCTTTCGGACAAGATATTAATTTTGGTACTGCCGGGATGAGAGGTAGACTTGAACCTGGTACAAACAGAATTAATTTGTTTACTGTGGGAAGAGTAACCGAAGGTCTTGCAAGACTAATTGATGAAAATGGTGAAGAAGCTAAGAAACGTGGCGTTGCAATTTCTTTTGATTCACGCTATCACTCAAGAGAATTCGCCGAACACGCAGCTCGTATTTTAGGTGCACATGGAATTCATGTATACTTATTTGATGATTTGAGGCCAACTCCTGAATTATCATTTGCTGTCCGTCACTTAAATACCTTTGCTGGAATTAACATCACTGCTTCACATAATGCTAAACAATATAATGGTTATAAGGTTTATGGCGAAGACGGTGCTCAAATGGCGCCAGAAAATGCAGATCGTTTATTTGCTTATGCTCAAAAAGTTGATGACATTTTTAGTGTTAAAGCTGCTCCCGTGGAAGAACTACGGGCTAATGGCACGCTACAATTGATTGGTGAAGATGTGGATGAAGCATACTTAGCTCGTTTAAAGGATGTTACTGTTGATCCTGAAATGGTTAAGGCTAATGCTGATAAATTAAAGATTATCTACACTCCATTACATGGTACTGGAAAGATGCTATATGATCGTGCATTCAGACAAGGTGGTTTTGACAATGTGATTCCAGTTCCAAACCAATCCATTATTGATCCAGAATTCCCTACAACTATCAAACCTAATCCAGAGTATCGTGATGTATTTGAACCAGGATTTAAGCTTGCTAATGAAGTTGATGCAAATGTTATTATTGCAACGGATCCAGATGCTGATAGAATGGGTGCTGCTGTTAGAAAATCAGATGGTGATTTCCAAGTTTTAACTGGTAATCAAATTGCTACATTAATGGCCTATTACTTATTAGTTCATATGAAGGAAAACGGAACTCTTTCATCCGACTATGAATTAGTGACTTCAGTAGTTTCAAGTGCACTTCCATTTAAGATTGCTGATGATTTTGGTATTAAAACTAAGCATGTGCTAACTGGATTCAAGTACATTGGTGAAGAAGTTGACCGGATGAATAAAGAAAATGACGGTAAATTCTTGATGGGATTTGAAGAAAGTTACGGTTACTTATTCAAGCCATTCGCTAGAGATAAAGATGCTATGCAAGGTGCATTAATGTTTGCAGAAGTAGCAAGTTACTATGCATCTAAAGGAATGACTGTTTTTGATGGGTTACAAGAAATCTGGCAAAAATATGGTGTAGCTTACGAAATTACTAAGGCTATCGAAATGCCTGGTATTGGTGGTCAAAAGAAGATGGCTGAATTAATGAGTAAGTTACGTAAAGAACATTTAACTGAAATTAATGATGCAAAGGTTGTTAAGATTCAAGACTTCGAAACCCAAGAAACTATTGAAGATGGAAAGAAAACTCCATTAACTGTTTTCCCTAAGTCTAACGTTTTGAAGTACTTCTTAGATGATGAAACTTGGGTTGCTCTTCGTCCATCAGGAACTGAACCTGTAATCAAGGCTTATGTTGGAGTAAATAAGAAAGATATTGAAACTGCAGAAAAAGCTGCAGAAGAGTATCAAGATGCATTAGCTAATTTATTAAAGTAA
- a CDS encoding LacI family DNA-binding transcriptional regulator: MATIKKIAEESGYSPATVSRLLNNDPNLSITADTKNKILEIANKLGYWKDHQEKKIRPTIALLYRVNHEEQLQDEYFTSLKNALISTVEKEALQMKTFYEIDDLIKNASLFQGFIGIGAAPIENKKLKQLHKILPNGVFVDTNPAPELFDSIRPNLELTVKNAIDLFFKKGYEKIGFIGGVGPKHDGIQEIDRRASAFAEYLKARGKNNNYMFVEGPFSVENGYQLGKKVTAKCKNKFPQAFLIASDTLAVGVLQAFNEEGINIPKETAILSINNSNVVKYVSPPLSSYNIDQQEMIDMALSMLINLIIKPDRAHIDVNMNTKLVIRKSFIPKEDK; encoded by the coding sequence ATGGCAACTATAAAAAAAATAGCAGAAGAATCTGGTTATTCTCCAGCTACTGTATCTCGTTTGTTAAATAATGATCCTAACTTATCCATTACAGCTGATACAAAAAATAAAATTTTAGAGATTGCTAATAAGTTAGGTTACTGGAAAGATCATCAAGAAAAGAAAATTCGTCCTACGATTGCACTGTTGTATCGTGTTAATCATGAAGAGCAATTACAAGATGAATATTTTACTTCGTTAAAGAATGCTTTAATTTCAACAGTTGAAAAAGAAGCCCTTCAAATGAAAACATTTTATGAAATAGATGATTTAATAAAAAATGCTTCTTTATTTCAAGGATTTATTGGGATAGGGGCTGCACCAATTGAAAATAAAAAATTAAAGCAGTTGCATAAGATATTGCCTAATGGAGTTTTTGTTGATACAAATCCTGCTCCTGAATTATTTGATTCTATTCGACCAAATCTTGAACTTACGGTTAAAAATGCGATCGATCTGTTCTTCAAAAAAGGATATGAAAAAATTGGATTTATTGGTGGAGTCGGACCAAAGCATGACGGAATTCAAGAAATTGATCGGCGAGCTAGTGCTTTTGCTGAGTACTTGAAAGCTAGAGGAAAAAATAATAATTATATGTTTGTTGAGGGGCCTTTTAGTGTTGAAAATGGTTATCAATTAGGTAAAAAGGTTACGGCAAAATGTAAAAATAAGTTTCCGCAAGCATTTTTAATTGCTTCTGATACGCTAGCAGTGGGCGTTTTACAAGCATTTAATGAAGAAGGGATTAATATTCCAAAAGAAACAGCGATATTAAGTATTAACAATAGCAATGTTGTTAAATATGTTTCTCCGCCTTTGTCGTCTTATAATATTGACCAGCAAGAAATGATTGATATGGCATTAAGTATGCTGATTAATTTAATTATTAAACCTGATCGAGCTCATATTGATGTAAATATGAACACAAAATTAGTTATCCGTAAAAGTTTTATTCCTAAGGAAGATAAATAA
- a CDS encoding PTS sugar transporter subunit IIA codes for MKSHGKSGKQILSYASFCLGNLGHSAFYGVMSTYFVIFITSSMFSGMQASIADKLIGLITGLMVVIRIAELVIDPILGNIVDNTKTKWGKFKPWILVGTLVSALLLLVLFTGIFDLAQKSWLLFAVLFILIYIGFDIFYSLSDVSYWGMVPALSEDSHARGIYTSLGAFSGTIGWNGLTIIVVPIVTSVTYMVTGKHEEGAAGWLAFAAVISALAIVCALIVCFGTKEKHNIIRNSAKQKTSLKQVFGAIFHNDQILWPSLAYLLYSLAYIITNGVLFYMYKFVIGKPNEFWVVGVIATIIGFCITPSFPILNKYIPRKWLFVAGQTCMVLAYVLFIFGRNNVILMDLGLVLLNINFAQLVTVLTLTDAIEYGQLKNGQRNEAVVLAVRPMIDKFTGAVSNALVSYVAIAAGMTGTATAADMTAHDINTFNIIALYIPLILAVLSIIVFLTKVTLSEKKHAAVVEELKDKLAEGKIENDKEEPDASVTNEIVYAPADGKLMNLSEVIDENNKPFPGKGFAIKPSRGRIYAPFNGKIKFTFITKHAFEIVSDEGLQVVVHVGLGTVNLRGKGFETYYDDGQNVRKGDLLLEFDRDLALENGYQDTVIVFYTQPRKIVKTSEVETGKTVKHGEEVVSVEFREALKNSEKTMGLQAE; via the coding sequence ATGAAATCTCATGGAAAGTCAGGAAAGCAAATTCTTTCCTACGCGTCATTTTGTTTGGGTAACTTAGGTCATTCAGCTTTCTATGGTGTAATGAGTACATACTTTGTTATTTTTATCACCAGTAGTATGTTTAGTGGAATGCAGGCATCTATTGCAGATAAGCTGATTGGATTAATTACTGGTTTAATGGTTGTCATCAGGATAGCTGAATTAGTAATTGATCCTATTTTAGGAAATATAGTCGATAATACTAAAACAAAGTGGGGAAAGTTTAAACCTTGGATTTTAGTGGGTACACTAGTAAGTGCACTACTTTTATTGGTATTGTTTACTGGAATTTTTGATTTAGCTCAAAAAAGTTGGCTCTTATTTGCTGTATTATTTATCTTAATTTATATCGGTTTTGATATTTTTTATTCATTATCTGATGTTTCTTATTGGGGAATGGTGCCAGCTTTAAGTGAAGATTCACATGCACGTGGAATTTATACATCATTGGGTGCTTTTTCAGGAACAATTGGCTGGAACGGATTAACAATTATCGTAGTACCGATTGTGACCAGTGTTACTTATATGGTAACTGGTAAGCACGAAGAAGGAGCAGCTGGCTGGTTAGCTTTTGCAGCAGTAATTTCCGCTCTCGCCATTGTCTGCGCTTTAATTGTTTGCTTTGGTACTAAGGAAAAGCACAATATTATTAGAAATTCTGCGAAGCAGAAGACAAGTTTGAAGCAAGTTTTTGGAGCAATATTTCATAATGATCAAATCTTATGGCCAAGTCTTGCTTACCTCTTATATTCATTAGCTTATATTATTACTAATGGTGTTTTGTTTTATATGTATAAATTTGTAATTGGTAAGCCTAACGAATTCTGGGTAGTAGGTGTTATCGCAACTATTATTGGCTTTTGTATCACTCCAAGTTTTCCAATTTTAAATAAATATATTCCAAGAAAATGGTTATTTGTTGCTGGTCAAACTTGTATGGTTTTAGCTTACGTTCTCTTCATTTTTGGACGTAATAATGTAATCCTAATGGATTTGGGATTAGTTTTACTAAATATCAATTTCGCTCAGTTGGTAACTGTATTGACTTTGACTGATGCTATTGAATATGGTCAGCTTAAGAATGGGCAAAGAAATGAAGCAGTTGTCTTAGCTGTTCGTCCAATGATTGATAAATTTACTGGGGCAGTTTCTAATGCTTTAGTTAGTTATGTTGCAATTGCGGCTGGAATGACTGGAACAGCTACTGCTGCTGATATGACGGCTCATGATATTAATACTTTCAATATTATTGCCTTATATATTCCATTAATTTTAGCTGTTTTGTCAATCATTGTTTTTCTGACAAAAGTAACATTATCAGAAAAGAAACATGCGGCCGTTGTTGAAGAATTAAAAGATAAATTGGCGGAGGGCAAGATTGAAAATGATAAAGAAGAACCTGATGCGAGTGTTACAAATGAAATTGTTTATGCACCAGCGGATGGCAAATTAATGAATTTAAGCGAAGTTATTGATGAGAATAATAAGCCATTTCCAGGTAAAGGATTTGCTATCAAGCCAAGTAGAGGAAGGATCTATGCCCCATTTAATGGAAAAATTAAATTTACCTTTATTACTAAACATGCTTTCGAAATTGTTTCTGATGAAGGGTTACAAGTAGTGGTACATGTTGGTTTAGGAACGGTTAACTTACGTGGAAAAGGTTTTGAGACTTACTATGATGATGGCCAAAATGTGAGAAAAGGAGATTTATTACTTGAATTTGATCGAGACCTTGCTCTTGAAAATGGTTATCAAGACACAGTAATTGTTTTTTATACACAACCACGAAAAATTGTAAAAACCAGTGAAGTTGAAACTGGTAAAACTGTTAAGCATGGAGAAGAAGTTGTAAGCGTGGAATTTAGAGAAGCACTAAAGAATTCAGAAAAAACAATGGGATTACAAGCAGAATAA
- a CDS encoding galactokinase, whose protein sequence is MNKDELLKDYQEVFSESGKDVFFSPGRINVIGEHTDYNGGHVFPAAISLGVYGVYGPRDDKKVRLYSGNVDGEIVEFDLDDDSVEKDKRFWTNYFKGMITYLRQREDGEKINHGFNLYIKADLPSGSGLSSSAAIEMLMGMILKDEFDLDIDRPDLARLGQKTENEFIGLNSGIMDQFACIMGKKDSAIFLDCNTMEYEYMPLKLGDYEIIIMSTNKEHTLADSAYNDRVRECKNALEKLKTKLDITSLGELDSQTFDEYAYLINDETEIKRARHAVNENERTIRATKAMKNNDLKKLGHLINASHISLHYDYEVTGKELDTLAEAAWKQEGVLGARMIGGGFGGSAIAIVKKDKAEAFKKNVGKIYRDKVGYDASFYDAEIVDGTNKI, encoded by the coding sequence ATGAATAAAGATGAATTACTTAAAGACTATCAAGAAGTATTTAGTGAAAGTGGAAAAGATGTTTTCTTCTCACCTGGTCGAATTAATGTGATTGGAGAGCATACTGACTATAATGGAGGACATGTTTTTCCAGCAGCAATTAGTTTAGGTGTTTACGGCGTTTATGGACCAAGAGATGACAAAAAGGTTCGTCTTTATTCAGGTAATGTAGATGGTGAAATTGTCGAATTTGATTTAGATGATGATTCAGTAGAAAAAGATAAACGCTTTTGGACTAATTATTTTAAAGGAATGATTACTTATTTACGTCAACGAGAAGACGGCGAAAAAATTAACCATGGTTTTAACCTTTATATTAAGGCTGACTTACCATCAGGATCTGGTCTATCTTCAAGTGCAGCAATTGAAATGTTAATGGGAATGATCTTAAAAGATGAATTTGATTTAGATATTGATCGGCCAGATTTAGCCCGACTCGGTCAAAAAACAGAAAATGAATTTATCGGTTTAAACTCGGGAATTATGGATCAATTTGCCTGCATTATGGGTAAGAAAGATAGTGCAATTTTCCTTGATTGCAACACCATGGAATATGAATACATGCCTCTTAAGTTAGGAGACTATGAGATTATTATTATGTCCACCAATAAAGAGCATACTCTGGCCGACTCTGCTTACAACGATCGGGTAAGAGAATGTAAGAATGCCTTGGAAAAATTGAAAACTAAGCTTGATATTACTTCTTTAGGTGAATTAGATAGTCAGACTTTTGACGAATATGCATATTTAATTAATGATGAGACAGAAATAAAACGTGCTCGTCATGCAGTTAATGAAAATGAAAGAACGATCCGAGCAACTAAGGCAATGAAAAATAATGATCTTAAAAAATTGGGCCATTTGATAAACGCATCCCACATTTCTCTCCACTATGATTATGAAGTAACAGGTAAAGAACTGGATACACTAGCAGAAGCTGCTTGGAAACAAGAGGGTGTTTTAGGTGCCAGAATGATTGGTGGCGGTTTTGGCGGCAGTGCAATTGCAATTGTGAAAAAAGATAAAGCAGAAGCGTTTAAGAAAAATGTTGGTAAAATATATCGCGATAAAGTAGGTTATGATGCAAGTTTCTATGACGCAGAAATTGTAGATGGAACTAATAAAATTTAA